In Lysobacter sp. FW306-1B-D06B, the sequence TTCGACGTGCACGACGGCCTGGTCATCGACCCCACCGAAGAACGCCTGCGCGACGAGTTCGGCAACACGCGCGCCTTGCACCTGCCGATGCACAGCATCGTGCGCATCGAGGAAGTCGAGCGCAAAGGCCAGTCGGCGATCCGCGACGCGGCGACCGGCGAGAAGGTCGTCACGCCATTCCCGCTGCCGGCGAAGCCGCGTTGAGACGTGACGCGATGATCCGCTCATCGCATCGCGTCGTTATCGTGTTGCTTCTCGCGCTCGCCGCTTGCCAGCGCGAGCCCACACCGTCTTCGCCGAGCGCGACCGCAGCTTCCGCCACGCCGCGCGCATCGCAACCTGTGCAGGGCAATGCGTTCGCCGTGCAGATCACGCTCTCGCCGGCTGCGCATGACCGCCTTGCTTCGCAGCGCGAGTCGTTGATCGTGAGCGCCGACTACTTCGGCTATCCCAGCGCGCAGGCGCAGGCACAGCGCGTGCCCGGGAGCGAGAACCCGTGGCTGACGTTGCACCGCGCGCAGATGGAGCTCGACGGCGCGCAACTGGAAGGCACGGCGACGGCGCGATTCCCCGCCGTGACGTTCGATGCGAAAGAGCTTGCGTGGACCGAGGCGCCCGATGCGCCGCAGGTCAACATCAATGTCTACTCGGGACGCCGTTCGTCACCGGACAATCTGCTTGATTGCGAGATGTTCCAGGACACGCTCGCGATCGCCGCGCAGGCGCCGATCCGCCTGACATGCAAGCTGATCGACGAAACGCTTCGTTAGGCGCAAGCCTCAGTTCTTCTTGGTCGTCGGCGCGTTGGCGGTGCTTGCCACCGGCTTCTTCAGTTCCACCAACGCCGCCGCAATCGGTGCATCGCCGTCGAGCACATCGCCGGCGTTCTCGCCCGGCAGGCCTTCACCTTCACCGTCGCCGCGCAGATGGCCCGGCAGGCTGGCTTCGCTGAAGTTGCGAATGCCCTTGTCGGTGTCCTTGGGCGGATGCAGAACCACATCGGGCGAGATGCCGAGCGCCTGGATCGACTTGCCGCTGGGCGTGAAGTAACGCGCGGTGGTCAGCTTGACCGAATCGCCGT encodes:
- a CDS encoding DUF1820 family protein; this translates as MSKPLYKITFLNAGKVYELYARTVASGALWGFTEVSELVFDVHDGLVIDPTEERLRDEFGNTRALHLPMHSIVRIEEVERKGQSAIRDAATGEKVVTPFPLPAKPR